Proteins encoded by one window of Arachis hypogaea cultivar Tifrunner chromosome 1, arahy.Tifrunner.gnm2.J5K5, whole genome shotgun sequence:
- the LOC112697227 gene encoding uncharacterized protein: MMPTTTTTLLDLNQDLTLSHDDDQEHQQQQQQQQPSSLSFPILLNPLPHQKVEKIDDANCSSGSRDHSEKPNHGSGIIKLIWKNKKRDEAEAEEEEEEVIPKWMPSKMRMMRKMMVSDHHHRQQQEQEIPIIGTDDDNNNHNSNTTAPTVRVCSDCHTTKTPLWRSGPRGPKSLCNACGIRQRKARRAAMAAAAANGTTLAAAEVNKFGRSKEKQLKSKTGSSELMKKKRNKLGAAGRGKQSHHRHRHHHHDYCFEDLRLSLLSKNLAVHQVFPQDEKEAAILLMALSYGLLLG; encoded by the exons atgATGCCTACTACTAccactactcttcttgatctcaATCAAGATCTAACTCTAAGCCATGATGATGACCAAGAacaccagcaacaacaacaacaacaacaaccctcTTCTCTTTCATTTCCAATCCTCCTCAACCCCCTACCTCATCAAAAG GTTGAGAAGATTGATGATGCTAATTGTAGTAGTGGATCACGGGATCATTCAGAAAAACCTAATCACGGCAGTGGAATCATCAAGCTGATTTGGAAGAATAAGAAACGAGATGAggcagaagcagaagaagaagaagaagaagtgatcCCAAAGTGGATGCCTTCCAAGATGAGGATGATGCGCAAGATGATGGTATCCGATCATCATCATCGACAACAACAGGAACAAGAGATTCCTATTATTGGAACTGACGATGACAACAACAATCACAACAGTAATACCACTGCTCCTACTGTTAGGGTTTGCTCTGATTGTCACACCACTAAGACTCCTCTCTGGAGAAGTGGACCAAGAGGCCCCAAG TCACTTTGCAATGCGTGCGGTATACGACAAAGAAAGGCGAGGCGTGCCGCCATGGCTGCTGCGGCGGCAAATGGAACCACACTGGCGGCGGCTGAGGTAAACAAGTTTGGTAGAAGCAAAGAGAAGCAGCTCAAGTCCAAAACTGGCAGTAGCGAGTTGATGAAAAAGAAGCGCAATAAGCTTGGAGCTGCTGGGAGAGGGAAGCAATCTCATCatcgtcatcgtcatcatcatcatgattaTTGTTTCGAGGATTTGAGATTAAGCTTATTAAGCAAGAATTTGGCTGTTCATCAAGTATTCCCTCAGGACGAGAAAGAAGCTGCGATCCTTCTCATGGCCTTATCCTATGGTCTTCTTCTTGGATGA